From Pseudomonas sp. B21-028, one genomic window encodes:
- a CDS encoding dsDNA nuclease domain-containing protein, with product MKLHEVSPREQSGRDTIDRFRAQFKAASLESLALLENGEIDRVYCDVHEDYVVKHIVNSKSKYRFVQVKTKSKLNHQYTIMEIFGLKKKPKNSPVHDLAGSFAGKLLLHVEEFGEACSSIEICTNVNFDDEVEQICQEVKGNVSPTKNTASLIDETKKLIPSLATKSDGDVMAFLSHLALAPRKQILNEEEDVFVSQASNQIFKYSEINLNPLEVKKIIIQLLSLIEDRSAVPLSSGITEKELDAKASVNLNDILDILCISRSAYHVLKTGGDDKAIKSVSILQRMLKRSGFSDGTVDTFAGFKCNWEAWYRTNRHALLEFRLAVAKNKIIQVARKIAIGQIDMNLITEEISNLAFQISKDLERSDITEELAFGAVLSELVKGEAQ from the coding sequence ATGAAACTTCATGAAGTCAGCCCTAGGGAACAAAGCGGACGAGATACGATCGACCGCTTCCGAGCACAGTTCAAAGCCGCCAGCTTAGAAAGCTTGGCTCTATTAGAAAATGGGGAAATAGATAGAGTGTACTGCGACGTACACGAAGACTATGTCGTCAAGCACATAGTCAACTCAAAATCCAAGTATCGGTTTGTTCAAGTAAAAACTAAAAGCAAGCTCAATCATCAATACACCATAATGGAAATTTTCGGCCTGAAGAAAAAGCCGAAAAATAGCCCGGTTCATGACTTGGCAGGCAGCTTCGCAGGAAAACTGCTACTTCACGTTGAAGAATTTGGCGAAGCTTGCAGCTCAATTGAAATCTGTACAAACGTAAACTTCGACGATGAGGTCGAGCAGATTTGCCAAGAAGTTAAAGGCAATGTAAGCCCAACCAAAAATACCGCAAGCCTGATCGACGAGACTAAGAAACTGATACCTTCTCTCGCCACCAAAAGTGACGGCGATGTGATGGCTTTCCTGTCACACTTAGCATTGGCACCTCGAAAGCAAATCCTCAATGAAGAAGAGGATGTTTTCGTTTCCCAGGCATCGAACCAGATATTCAAGTACAGCGAGATCAATCTTAACCCACTTGAGGTTAAGAAAATAATTATCCAGCTACTGTCTTTGATTGAGGACAGATCTGCCGTCCCGCTTTCCAGCGGTATCACCGAAAAAGAACTGGATGCAAAAGCGAGTGTAAATCTAAATGACATCCTAGACATTCTCTGCATCTCCAGATCCGCCTATCATGTTCTCAAGACAGGAGGTGATGATAAAGCCATAAAATCGGTTTCTATCCTACAGCGAATGCTCAAACGCTCAGGCTTCTCAGACGGCACAGTGGACACATTTGCGGGTTTCAAATGTAACTGGGAAGCTTGGTACCGGACCAATAGGCATGCGCTGTTGGAGTTTCGCTTGGCCGTAGCAAAGAACAAAATTATACAAGTGGCGAGAAAGATTGCCATCGGTCAGATCGACATGAACTTGATCACCGAAGAAATTTCAAACTTGGCATTCCAAATCAGCAAAGACCTTGAGCGATCAGACATCACCGAAGAGCTGGCTTTCGGCGCAGTGCTATCCGAATTGGTGAAAGGAGAGGCCCAATGA
- a CDS encoding AAA family ATPase — translation MKFESLEIIQNNPDGWRSGELEFGNVITQLYAKNGSGKTPLIQAMMFCLGLHVQFRDDIVRNCKMARLKLFINGKRFTLDRMMGDSFDLTVRVDDKTEDRFYNEDVFSKFMLKSLNLRSDRLVTNGNTPTAPYFSALLPLFYLDQDQGYSEYYAPPRPGFIKNQFSEMVRLAANFPPQNSYDKKKKAIEVKKDLAYLDTTIVDSRKLMERIAQELPAPVRKIEDIDRLIAELKSRLEDLKKSKDIKSDSLSSLDHVIGNLRRRHRELQSEEAALDSKISSATQIREEIQSEIETLNLNEEAKRAFISFSDICTSPSCGIFMVSADSYGKSLLYLKDQIKDLEISTASNIQKSEAISTEKKFIESQIAQLAQQRGLAEREAGIEVFIEAISRIASDIFELGLEKNKLEKSEQQKNIHLDLLRRRDIALTLEDSLQTSREQSPDILQFRIELGQKMAEWLDVLNSKNISRDIRIDSDLKPILGTEKLGIIKGSSKARTVLAFHAALFELCTNDPLSPFRVLVFDTPRQQEIHWEDLDAYIRALKAVALRNNAQVIFSTTSYQYEIDTKTDKEWLPTFAGAEQPMYLGKVGQPPINGAP, via the coding sequence ATGAAATTTGAATCGCTTGAAATCATTCAGAACAACCCAGATGGTTGGCGCTCAGGCGAGCTAGAGTTCGGCAATGTAATTACTCAATTATACGCAAAAAATGGTAGTGGCAAGACCCCTTTGATCCAAGCGATGATGTTCTGCCTTGGACTGCATGTTCAATTCAGAGACGATATCGTCCGAAACTGCAAAATGGCGCGATTGAAACTGTTCATCAACGGAAAACGATTCACCCTAGATCGAATGATGGGAGATTCTTTCGATTTAACGGTGAGAGTTGACGATAAGACCGAGGATCGTTTTTACAATGAAGATGTTTTTTCAAAATTCATGCTGAAATCACTCAATCTCCGAAGTGACAGGCTTGTAACAAACGGCAACACCCCAACCGCCCCCTATTTTTCCGCGCTGCTGCCTCTCTTTTATCTGGATCAGGATCAAGGCTATTCCGAATATTATGCCCCTCCTCGCCCAGGCTTCATAAAAAATCAATTTTCGGAGATGGTCAGGCTAGCGGCTAATTTTCCTCCGCAGAACTCTTACGATAAAAAGAAAAAAGCGATTGAGGTAAAAAAAGACCTAGCCTATTTGGATACCACTATCGTTGATAGCCGAAAACTGATGGAGCGCATTGCTCAGGAGCTTCCAGCACCGGTTCGAAAGATCGAAGATATTGATAGACTCATTGCTGAATTAAAATCACGCCTCGAAGACCTTAAAAAATCCAAAGACATAAAAAGCGATTCACTTTCTAGCCTAGATCATGTTATTGGCAACCTAAGAAGAAGGCATCGCGAACTGCAATCGGAAGAGGCTGCACTCGACTCAAAAATTTCCAGTGCAACACAAATACGTGAAGAGATACAGAGCGAGATTGAGACACTCAATCTGAATGAAGAAGCCAAGCGAGCCTTTATTTCGTTCTCTGACATATGCACCTCGCCATCGTGTGGAATATTCATGGTGAGCGCAGACTCGTACGGAAAAAGCTTGCTTTACCTAAAAGACCAGATTAAGGATCTCGAAATATCCACTGCCTCGAATATACAGAAGTCAGAAGCGATATCCACCGAGAAAAAATTTATTGAGTCGCAAATCGCTCAACTAGCGCAGCAAAGAGGTTTGGCAGAAAGGGAAGCTGGCATTGAAGTTTTCATTGAAGCTATCAGCAGAATTGCGTCAGACATTTTTGAACTCGGCTTAGAAAAAAACAAGCTAGAAAAATCCGAACAGCAGAAAAACATTCACCTTGATTTATTAAGAAGAAGAGATATCGCTCTTACGCTTGAGGATTCGCTACAGACGTCACGTGAGCAATCCCCAGACATTCTTCAGTTCAGGATCGAGCTGGGACAAAAAATGGCAGAGTGGCTCGACGTCCTCAACTCCAAGAACATTTCGAGGGACATCCGAATCGATTCGGACCTCAAACCCATATTGGGCACTGAAAAGCTTGGAATCATCAAAGGCAGCTCAAAAGCTCGAACAGTGCTGGCGTTCCACGCTGCGCTATTTGAACTGTGCACTAACGACCCACTCTCTCCCTTCAGAGTGCTGGTGTTCGACACACCTCGCCAGCAGGAAATTCACTGGGAGGATTTAGATGCCTACATTAGGGCACTAAAAGCTGTTGCCCTACGTAACAATGCCCAGGTCATTTTCTCAACCACCAGCTATCAGTATGAGATCGATACCAAAACAGACAAGGAATGGTTGCCAACATTTGCTGGCGCCGAGCAGCCCATGTATCTCGGCAAGGTTGGTCAGCCTCCCATCAATGGAGCACCTTAA
- a CDS encoding FRG domain-containing protein produces the protein MFNFLVTSLDGAWDYPGYEYDRSRFLEYTSDDIAASFQELKEPQLKALMELPCLFAYEGTQEAMRVGRLKVKLRNGGRSLYVEPVFDESIAPIDFELIKPLQPALDIRDWEINRTHWAIKDEDLFEVLRRANLAPAHAESSKVVKADLPPASSPEVQANSVGAFIEHVFRLNHGGREVFYRGHSNSKKYRLEPSIFRKDERGNFIYRDAEDRMYRELLVSNSVDFGGDIYTLDRLVRMQHYSLPSRLLDITSNPLIGLYFACKSHLDQDGEVIVFSMDRDQIKYFDSDTASCIANLTRVSKGSKDTIDFSTNDIRKFNKQKPIKQLLHFIKEEKPFFEGRLEPRHLRSVICVKGKHTNSRIAFQSGAFLLFGDEAILDEGGTPDITVNRIAVTNKQKVLQELDQLNINESTVFPYIENSAKYIAQKFAFREADLLP, from the coding sequence ATGTTCAATTTCCTTGTTACTTCTTTAGACGGCGCCTGGGATTACCCCGGCTACGAATACGATAGAAGCCGCTTCCTCGAGTACACAAGCGATGACATTGCTGCGAGCTTTCAGGAGCTAAAGGAACCGCAGTTAAAGGCCCTGATGGAATTACCATGCCTGTTCGCCTATGAAGGTACCCAAGAGGCCATGCGTGTTGGCCGACTGAAGGTAAAATTGCGCAACGGTGGGCGATCGCTTTATGTCGAGCCGGTGTTCGATGAGAGCATAGCCCCCATAGATTTCGAGCTGATTAAACCCCTGCAACCTGCTCTGGATATTCGCGACTGGGAGATCAATCGTACCCACTGGGCTATCAAGGACGAGGATCTCTTTGAGGTCTTAAGGCGGGCAAACCTCGCTCCAGCCCATGCAGAAAGCTCAAAGGTCGTCAAAGCTGACCTCCCGCCTGCGTCGTCCCCCGAAGTCCAGGCAAACAGCGTTGGTGCATTTATTGAACACGTTTTCCGTCTTAACCATGGCGGAAGAGAGGTGTTCTATCGAGGTCATTCTAATAGTAAGAAATATCGGCTTGAGCCTTCGATTTTTCGAAAAGACGAGCGTGGAAATTTTATTTACCGAGATGCGGAAGACCGGATGTATAGGGAGCTACTAGTTTCCAACTCTGTGGACTTCGGTGGTGATATCTACACTCTTGATCGTCTCGTCCGGATGCAGCATTACTCTCTGCCGTCCAGACTGCTCGACATCACGTCCAACCCGTTGATCGGTTTATATTTTGCCTGTAAGAGCCACCTTGACCAAGATGGGGAAGTCATCGTGTTCTCCATGGATCGAGATCAGATCAAGTATTTTGATTCAGATACTGCCAGCTGTATTGCGAACCTAACTCGAGTTTCGAAGGGCTCGAAGGACACCATAGATTTTAGCACTAATGATATCCGTAAGTTTAACAAGCAGAAACCAATCAAACAATTGTTGCATTTTATTAAAGAAGAGAAGCCTTTCTTTGAAGGACGGCTGGAACCCCGTCATCTGCGATCCGTTATATGCGTTAAAGGTAAGCACACCAATAGCCGCATCGCGTTTCAGTCCGGTGCATTCTTGCTTTTCGGAGATGAGGCTATTCTGGACGAGGGCGGGACACCTGACATTACGGTCAATCGCATCGCCGTGACGAACAAACAGAAGGTGCTTCAGGAGCTAGATCAACTGAACATCAACGAGAGTACTGTGTTCCCCTATATTGAAAACTCAGCTAAGTACATCGCACAAAAATTTGCGTTTCGGGAAGCTGATCTGTTGCCGTAG
- a CDS encoding abortive infection family protein: MSEDGFAELAARSARVKNENLQLLHGLRAFEQKLLDLVEGLGCGGNSETIAFDEILDQEAVPIGHTACYLAFTGRELKIGWKEVPRPSEYDYWTLCSLEEAGTDMQRRVSDPKVLNSLVADLLQSLDRDFLKTASVVQSLAQFVTVEKAEIDAELDNLFSNNSTLLNSWLKARRLVLPDPDQSISLSCTHIETVLKGCLKILGEEGYDSYPVEKLMKRLLGVLRDSSTIGPAASEMLQGVGTMFHGIGTLRNETSHGKDEGYVAHPPELAQTVNHLAGVASVFVMKQTDLIRKAK; the protein is encoded by the coding sequence ATGAGTGAAGATGGATTTGCAGAGCTGGCCGCTCGATCAGCAAGGGTAAAAAATGAGAACCTACAGTTACTGCATGGGTTAAGAGCTTTCGAGCAAAAGCTTTTAGATTTAGTCGAAGGTCTTGGCTGTGGTGGCAATAGTGAAACTATCGCTTTTGATGAGATTCTTGACCAAGAAGCTGTGCCAATTGGGCACACAGCTTGCTATCTCGCATTTACCGGTCGGGAGCTAAAGATTGGGTGGAAAGAGGTGCCTCGTCCCAGCGAATACGACTACTGGACTCTATGTTCGTTGGAGGAAGCTGGCACTGATATGCAGAGACGCGTCAGTGATCCAAAAGTATTGAATTCGCTGGTAGCTGATTTGCTCCAGAGCCTCGACAGGGATTTTTTGAAAACTGCTTCTGTGGTTCAGTCCCTTGCTCAATTCGTGACTGTGGAGAAAGCTGAGATTGATGCAGAGCTCGACAATCTGTTCAGTAATAATTCTACGTTGCTGAATTCGTGGTTGAAAGCACGGAGACTGGTGCTACCAGATCCTGACCAATCGATTTCTCTCAGCTGCACGCATATCGAAACCGTGCTCAAAGGTTGCCTAAAAATACTTGGGGAGGAAGGTTACGATAGCTATCCAGTTGAGAAATTGATGAAGCGATTGCTAGGTGTTCTTCGTGACTCCTCCACCATTGGCCCAGCCGCTTCGGAAATGCTTCAAGGTGTAGGCACGATGTTTCACGGAATCGGTACCCTACGCAATGAAACTTCACACGGAAAGGATGAGGGCTATGTAGCACATCCTCCTGAACTGGCGCAGACGGTGAACCACCTTGCCGGTGTCGCCTCGGTCTTTGTGATGAAGCAGACCGACCTTATTCGGAAGGCCAAATGA
- a CDS encoding integrase arm-type DNA-binding domain-containing protein, translating into MALSEMTVRHARITGNDYTLGDSDGLTLNVTARGGKVWLFRYYWAGKQKRMSLGCYPQISLKDARTRRDEARALVAQGINPYEHRKQQRLAVHAAKEHTFEAVFNQWVEFRRLSLKEGRQSTLSQILRIFNKDVLPTLGGCSIYDINRHDLLDLLSRIEQRKALTTAEKCRTWFNQLFRYALVKIEGLEHNPASDLDVVALPKPPVTHNPFLRMDELPALMAALRKYGGANQTRLGLRLLLLTGVRTGELRLATPDQFDLAKRLWVIPAEVVKQLQLAMRKPGKQTQNVPPYIVPLSVQALEIVRHLLDQVVPAQRYLFAHRSDLSKRISENTLNGALRRMGYADQLTGHGMRATISTALNEIGYPKVWVDAQLSHADPDKVSAAYNHAEYVEQRRTMMQDWANRLDLWGQGQLKAASSPLTIRLEGAASLPSLESANANAVLYSSGFPETTVPASKTSVSNEPVNAAQYSPVLPVPMQTEQLREPRVSDIQRQRAEMLAIYEAASNLPLLIFAKLAGKSRDQINRDIKARRLLSLSLGNRGQRIPDWQLDPLRHKLVLAALAQFPDVDAWRLYRAVCEPHERLKDRSPIDVLTPENFDVTARIVCSALGSS; encoded by the coding sequence ATGGCACTCTCAGAAATGACAGTTCGGCATGCCCGAATCACTGGTAACGACTACACCCTCGGTGACAGTGATGGTCTCACGCTCAACGTGACGGCCAGAGGTGGAAAAGTCTGGCTCTTCCGCTACTACTGGGCGGGCAAGCAGAAGCGCATGTCCTTGGGTTGTTACCCGCAAATCTCCCTCAAAGATGCACGTACTCGACGTGACGAGGCGCGCGCCTTGGTTGCCCAGGGCATCAATCCCTATGAGCATCGTAAACAACAGCGACTTGCTGTTCATGCTGCGAAGGAGCACACCTTCGAGGCCGTGTTCAATCAGTGGGTAGAGTTCCGCAGGCTAAGCCTGAAGGAAGGGCGCCAGAGCACGCTCTCGCAGATCTTGAGAATCTTCAATAAGGACGTCCTGCCCACGCTGGGCGGATGCTCCATCTACGATATCAATCGTCACGATCTATTGGATTTGCTGAGCAGGATCGAACAGCGCAAGGCCTTAACGACTGCCGAAAAATGCCGGACCTGGTTCAACCAATTGTTCCGCTATGCGCTGGTGAAGATCGAGGGGCTGGAACACAACCCAGCTTCAGACCTTGATGTAGTTGCACTACCCAAACCTCCGGTTACGCACAATCCGTTTCTCCGCATGGACGAGCTGCCGGCATTGATGGCTGCTCTTCGAAAATACGGTGGCGCCAACCAAACTCGGCTTGGCCTTCGGTTGTTGCTGCTGACCGGTGTCCGCACGGGCGAGCTGCGGCTGGCGACGCCCGACCAGTTCGATCTGGCGAAGCGTTTGTGGGTCATACCGGCGGAGGTGGTGAAGCAGCTCCAGTTAGCGATGCGGAAGCCAGGTAAGCAGACCCAAAATGTACCGCCGTACATTGTCCCGCTATCGGTCCAGGCGCTGGAGATCGTGCGTCACTTGCTGGACCAGGTGGTCCCTGCGCAACGCTACTTGTTTGCGCATCGAAGCGACCTGAGCAAGCGCATCAGCGAGAACACGCTGAATGGCGCGTTACGTCGGATGGGGTATGCCGATCAACTCACCGGTCATGGCATGAGGGCGACGATTTCGACGGCGCTGAACGAGATCGGATACCCGAAGGTGTGGGTGGATGCTCAGCTTTCTCATGCTGATCCAGATAAGGTGAGTGCGGCTTACAACCACGCGGAGTACGTTGAACAGCGCCGGACCATGATGCAGGACTGGGCGAATCGTCTGGACCTTTGGGGGCAGGGCCAACTGAAAGCGGCAAGTTCTCCGCTGACCATTCGTTTAGAGGGCGCAGCTTCGTTACCTTCGTTGGAAAGCGCGAATGCAAACGCCGTTCTGTACAGCAGTGGCTTCCCAGAGACGACGGTCCCAGCCTCCAAAACGTCCGTCAGCAACGAACCGGTCAACGCGGCTCAGTATTCACCTGTCCTACCTGTTCCAATGCAGACTGAACAGCTGCGCGAACCCCGAGTATCCGACATACAACGCCAGCGCGCCGAGATGCTAGCCATCTATGAAGCTGCGAGTAATTTGCCACTGCTTATCTTCGCCAAACTGGCAGGCAAATCCCGAGATCAGATCAATCGCGATATCAAGGCTCGGCGCCTGCTGTCCCTGAGTCTGGGGAATCGCGGTCAGCGCATTCCCGATTGGCAGCTTGATCCACTGCGGCACAAGTTGGTGCTAGCGGCGTTAGCGCAATTTCCAGATGTCGATGCGTGGAGGCTTTATCGGGCTGTCTGTGAGCCTCATGAACGACTGAAGGATCGTTCGCCAATCGATGTGCTCACACCGGAGAATTTCGACGTGACTGCACGAATCGTTTGCAGTGCGCTGGGTTCGAGCTAA
- the mobH gene encoding MobH family relaxase — protein sequence MLSLFRQKRQKPPPPPTVNVADGYLPIESSQSLLAAEHRRQLLDRIWQYTALSHQQFRQLYLNPIHRYAELVQQLPASETHHHAYLGGMLDHGLELVACSLKLRQSYLLPTGAAPEDQAAQTDAWSAGIAYGALLHDIGKIAVDLLVERQDGHLWHPWQGALDQPYRFRYIKGRDYHLHGAAAGLLYTQILDRPILDWLSGFPSLWANLLYVLAGQYERAGVLGELVMQADRVSTTQNIGGNPSKVLQAPIHSLQHHLISGLRHLVQHELKLNQPGAAGWLTQDALWLVSKTVTDKLRAYLLSQSIEGIPSSNLAVFDELQSHGLVESTPEGKAIWTALVTQGTWQQSFTFLRLQPALIWGNKDRPEAFSGTVSIAAHDHSTDTQIPTPAPETVSAGSAQSQPQPDLMALEEADYLGTLLDMFELEEPEAGDAPSENAGETSTLQLDNPGQEFLKWVKEGILSHKLIINDSKAKIHTVSGTVFLVTPGLFQRYVQEFPGISLGADSAGEEWRWVQKQFEKLKIHRKRDNGLNIWTCQVQGPRKKTTLKGYLIEDPKLFFELTPLDNPFLRIEKN from the coding sequence ATGCTCAGTCTGTTTCGGCAAAAAAGGCAAAAGCCTCCTCCGCCACCAACCGTAAACGTCGCCGATGGGTACCTGCCCATCGAATCGTCCCAGAGCTTGTTAGCAGCCGAGCATCGCCGCCAGTTGCTCGATCGCATCTGGCAGTACACCGCCCTCTCCCATCAGCAGTTCAGGCAGCTCTATTTAAATCCGATCCATCGCTACGCCGAGCTGGTCCAGCAGCTTCCAGCCAGCGAGACGCACCACCATGCTTATCTTGGCGGCATGCTCGACCATGGGTTGGAGCTGGTCGCTTGTAGTTTGAAGTTGCGTCAGTCGTATCTGCTTCCCACCGGCGCCGCACCCGAAGATCAAGCCGCCCAGACCGATGCCTGGTCCGCAGGCATCGCCTATGGTGCACTGCTGCATGACATCGGCAAGATCGCAGTGGACCTGCTGGTCGAACGCCAAGACGGCCATCTTTGGCATCCTTGGCAGGGAGCCCTGGATCAGCCCTACCGTTTTCGTTACATCAAGGGCCGTGACTACCACCTGCACGGTGCCGCCGCAGGCTTGCTCTACACCCAAATTCTCGACCGTCCAATCCTCGATTGGCTCAGTGGATTTCCGTCACTGTGGGCCAATCTGCTTTATGTCCTGGCGGGCCAGTACGAACGTGCCGGCGTGCTCGGTGAGTTGGTGATGCAGGCCGACCGCGTTTCCACCACACAGAACATCGGTGGTAACCCGAGCAAGGTGCTGCAAGCACCGATTCATTCGCTGCAACATCACTTGATCAGCGGACTGCGTCATCTGGTTCAGCACGAACTGAAACTCAACCAGCCAGGTGCCGCGGGATGGCTGACCCAGGACGCGCTCTGGCTCGTCAGCAAGACGGTCACGGACAAGCTGCGAGCCTATCTGCTGTCGCAATCGATTGAAGGCATTCCCTCGTCCAATCTCGCGGTGTTTGACGAGCTGCAGTCACATGGATTGGTTGAGTCCACGCCGGAAGGTAAAGCCATCTGGACCGCGCTTGTGACACAGGGAACCTGGCAGCAGAGTTTCACTTTTCTGCGCCTTCAACCGGCGTTGATTTGGGGGAACAAAGACCGGCCCGAGGCTTTCAGCGGAACAGTGAGCATTGCAGCCCATGACCACTCAACTGACACCCAGATACCAACACCTGCGCCCGAGACAGTCAGTGCAGGATCAGCTCAAAGCCAACCGCAGCCGGATCTCATGGCGCTCGAGGAGGCCGATTACCTCGGCACGCTGCTGGACATGTTCGAGTTGGAAGAGCCTGAGGCCGGTGACGCACCGTCAGAAAATGCTGGCGAGACTTCAACGCTTCAATTGGATAACCCAGGCCAGGAATTCCTGAAGTGGGTCAAGGAAGGCATCCTGAGTCACAAGCTGATCATCAATGACAGCAAGGCCAAAATCCATACGGTGAGCGGTACTGTATTTCTGGTCACGCCCGGCCTTTTTCAGCGCTACGTTCAGGAGTTTCCGGGCATCTCACTAGGGGCCGATTCCGCAGGTGAGGAATGGCGATGGGTGCAGAAGCAGTTCGAGAAGCTGAAGATTCACCGGAAGCGAGACAACGGTCTGAATATCTGGACATGCCAAGTGCAAGGCCCTAGGAAGAAAACAACCTTGAAGGGCTACTTGATTGAGGATCCGAAGCTATTTTTTGAATTGACGCCACTTGATAATCCTTTTCTTAGAATCGAAAAAAATTAA
- the pgsA gene encoding CDP-diacylglycerol--glycerol-3-phosphate 3-phosphatidyltransferase yields the protein MNIPNLLTVLRVLLIPIFILLFYLPYHWSYVASASVFAIAAATDWLDGYLARRLEQSTPFGAFLDPVADKLMVAVALVLLVQEHGNLWLTLPAAVIIGREIVVSALREWMAELGARAQVAVSNLGKWKTAAQMLALVILLANPSDFSFWVLLGYALLLISAGLTLWSMVQYLRAAWPHLRTDVEQK from the coding sequence ATGAATATCCCAAATCTGCTTACCGTTCTACGCGTCCTGCTCATTCCGATCTTCATATTGCTGTTCTATTTGCCGTACCACTGGAGCTACGTGGCCTCTGCTTCAGTCTTTGCCATCGCCGCCGCGACGGACTGGCTGGACGGTTACCTGGCCCGCCGCCTGGAGCAGAGCACACCGTTCGGCGCGTTCCTCGATCCGGTGGCCGACAAGCTGATGGTCGCAGTGGCCCTGGTGCTGCTGGTGCAGGAACACGGCAACCTCTGGCTGACCTTGCCGGCGGCAGTGATCATCGGCCGTGAGATCGTCGTTTCGGCACTCCGTGAGTGGATGGCCGAGCTGGGTGCCCGTGCCCAGGTCGCGGTGTCGAACCTCGGCAAATGGAAAACCGCCGCCCAGATGCTCGCCCTGGTCATCCTGCTGGCCAATCCCTCGGACTTCAGCTTCTGGGTGCTGTTGGGATATGCACTGCTGCTGATTTCCGCCGGCCTGACACTGTGGTCGATGGTCCAGTACCTGCGCGCCGCCTGGCCGCATCTGCGGACTGACGTGGAGCAGAAATAA